Proteins encoded within one genomic window of Spirulina major PCC 6313:
- a CDS encoding ShlB/FhaC/HecB family hemolysin secretion/activation protein, with protein sequence MDRVGGQGLRVRAVLSRGLPGLLLGGLMLVEAVPIASAQTSPPLNDQDREFPHSLPADLEEQPEPGFNRNNEPTLDPTSICDVNTAVSLTTLAANMPPPTPAELDTIPGTAAITGFRFLGNSAISAGSLQTHIDQRVGDQTQYTFADLFEVVQDLTQNLNEDGYVNSYVTIPPQVVGDDGVVILVVVEGGLERIQLRRTNARRRLNDGYLCDRLALAAQPLNINELLDVLRQLQLNPLIEQINAELIPGSALHRNILTVELKEAKSLIVRAGFDNARPPSVGTQRQLVQISEGNLLGMGDRLTAIFSTTTGSTSLEGSYTLPLNARSGQLTLSIGQGESTVIEDPFDYLDLHGDSNHWGLTWRQPLHRSAAHEVAVDLSLGHRFSQTSILGFNFPLSEGADSDGRIRVTRLQFGQDWMQRGDRSYLGLRSQFTLGLDWFAATRNDTAPDSQFFHWHGQGTWLQRFRNDAQILVQGGLQWSDRPLLAQEQFSLGGLGTVRGYRQDVVSRDNGAALSLEYQYPLIGAINKPGGKLWLAPFIDWGIAWQDDGRDEQTWQTLVSLGLGFVWQVRTDLSARLYWGLPLIEVDSRNNTLQENGLHFVIQSEIAF encoded by the coding sequence GTGGATAGAGTGGGGGGTCAGGGTTTACGGGTGAGAGCGGTGCTGAGCAGGGGATTACCCGGTTTACTGCTGGGGGGGTTGATGCTGGTGGAAGCTGTTCCGATCGCTTCTGCCCAGACTTCCCCCCCGTTGAATGATCAGGATCGCGAATTCCCTCACTCTCTTCCTGCTGACTTAGAGGAGCAACCTGAGCCAGGGTTTAACCGTAACAATGAACCGACTCTAGACCCCACCAGTATTTGTGACGTGAACACAGCGGTATCGCTCACCACCTTAGCCGCCAATATGCCACCCCCCACCCCTGCCGAGCTTGACACGATTCCAGGCACGGCAGCCATCACAGGTTTTCGGTTTTTAGGGAATTCAGCCATCAGTGCGGGGAGTTTGCAAACGCATATTGATCAGCGGGTTGGCGATCAGACCCAATACACCTTTGCAGACCTATTTGAGGTTGTCCAAGACTTAACTCAGAATCTGAATGAGGACGGTTATGTGAATAGTTATGTCACGATTCCGCCCCAAGTGGTGGGGGACGATGGTGTGGTGATCCTGGTGGTTGTGGAAGGGGGATTAGAGCGGATTCAACTGCGGCGCACCAATGCCCGCCGTCGTTTGAATGATGGGTATCTTTGCGATCGCCTCGCTCTGGCCGCTCAACCACTGAATATTAATGAGTTGCTTGATGTACTGCGCCAGTTACAACTCAATCCGCTCATTGAGCAGATCAACGCGGAACTGATCCCAGGGTCAGCCCTACATCGCAACATCCTGACCGTGGAACTCAAAGAAGCCAAAAGCCTGATCGTGCGGGCCGGTTTTGACAATGCCCGACCGCCCAGTGTGGGCACTCAGCGGCAACTGGTGCAAATCTCGGAGGGCAATCTATTGGGAATGGGCGATCGCCTCACCGCCATCTTCAGCACCACCACTGGCAGCACCAGCCTGGAAGGCAGCTACACCCTACCCCTCAATGCCCGCAGTGGCCAGCTTACCCTCTCCATCGGCCAAGGGGAAAGCACCGTCATTGAAGACCCCTTTGACTACCTTGATTTACACGGTGACTCTAACCACTGGGGCTTAACGTGGCGGCAACCCCTCCACCGTTCAGCAGCCCATGAAGTGGCGGTGGATCTCAGCTTAGGCCATCGGTTTAGCCAAACCTCGATTTTAGGCTTTAACTTTCCCCTGTCGGAGGGGGCAGACTCAGACGGGCGAATTCGGGTGACCCGCCTCCAGTTTGGCCAGGATTGGATGCAGCGGGGCGATCGCTCCTACCTGGGCCTCCGCTCCCAATTCACCCTCGGTCTCGATTGGTTCGCCGCCACCCGCAACGACACCGCTCCAGACTCCCAATTTTTCCATTGGCACGGTCAAGGCACATGGTTGCAACGCTTCCGCAATGACGCTCAAATTTTGGTACAAGGCGGGTTGCAATGGAGCGATCGCCCCCTCCTCGCCCAAGAACAATTCAGCCTCGGCGGCCTGGGAACCGTGCGCGGCTATCGCCAAGACGTGGTTTCTCGCGACAATGGCGCAGCCCTCTCCCTGGAATATCAATACCCCCTGATTGGCGCAATCAACAAGCCCGGCGGCAAACTCTGGCTCGCGCCGTTTATTGATTGGGGCATCGCCTGGCAGGATGATGGGCGGGATGAGCAAACCTGGCAAACCCTTGTATCCTTGGGTCTTGGCTTCGTCTGGCAAGTGAGAACAGACCTATCAGCACGACTCTATTGGGGCTTACCACTCATCGAAGTGGATAGTCGTAACAACACACTGCAAGAAAACGGCCTCCATTTTGTCATTCAATCAGAAATCGCATTTTAA